A window of Panicum virgatum strain AP13 chromosome 8K, P.virgatum_v5, whole genome shotgun sequence contains these coding sequences:
- the LOC120644077 gene encoding calmodulin-interacting protein 111-like: MPPSKAKRRPQQPAASPHPPPRTPSSRDPSDGEGGVDLPSIAAAAAAQFPALVSRGGDGCFVGAVAELAPRSGSGTGLGRLWLSEAAMVGAGMRPGCLVSVSLISSSSDQLDGFPLYDLFDECSRSFDLDVDNDLLYGEAGRNFVVATVFPSREVQKNSIKLSWDLACVLGYPSVGRSLFVSPLCTQQTPNHSDDVDTLRVLKCKNLYLSLVPPGVRPSSGIERVSDSCSERNGMVVETPKKMPSTPLHGKESHYFASNSGSSMFLDPTTARAALADEKVNELLQMSATRWLNGRYLLKGNFVPLSMCGKLSLFVVMGAEFDLCEKGSTLPNAEDSSNLGGTLISILVGRTTKVHLSESVCTEKLDSDKPDHAPMLGGLSKESETIKGIISFSLADQIGLPRYKGILLYGPPGTGKTSLATSCAYDAGVNLFTINGPEIITGYYGESEQSLYDVFSSAKKAAPAVIFIDELDAIAPSREEGSEELSIRMVATLLKLMDEIGPSDRVLLIAATNRPDCIDSALRRYGRLDKEIEIGVPSPGQRLDILQHLLIGVRHSLDDEELESIAQEAHGFVGADLAALCNEAAFCALRRYILKENSSNTLPASFSAMSLDDAPCTNTNTKSSKSYGETDEKALSVNSEDFKKAKTKVRPSAMREVMLELPKVRWEDVGGQGGVKQQLIEAINLPQKCPEAFANLGVKPPKGVLMMGPPGCSKTLMARAAASEAKLNFLAVKGPELFSKWVGDSEKAVRSLFAKARANAPAIIFFDEIDGLAVTRGHENDGTSVADRVLSQLLVEMDGLDQRIGVTVIGATNRPDKIDPALTRPGRFDRLLDVQLPDEADRTDIFQIHTRSIPCGPDVDLKELARLTEGYTGADIKLVCREAAVAALDESFHIEEVSMRHFEFAIRKVKPSDLKFYQKLAEGFRRFVDGSTQGT; this comes from the exons atgcctccTTCCAAGGCCAAGAGGAGGCCGCAGcagccggcggcgtcgccgcaCCCGCCCCCCCGCACCCCCTCCTCCCGTGACCCCAGCGACGGTGAGGGAGGCGTCGACCTCCCGtctatcgccgccgccgctgcagcgcaGTTCCCGGCGCTCGTgtcgcgcggcggcgacggctgctTCGTCGGCGCAGTCGCCGAACTGGCCCCGAGGAGCGGGAGCGGCACCGGCTTGGGGAGGCTCTGGCTCTCCGAGGCCGCTATGGTCGGCGCCGGGATGCGGCCCGGGTGCCTCGTCTCC GTGTCACTAATTTCTTCTAGCAGCGACCAATTAGATGGATTTCCACTATACGATTTATTTGATGAGTGCAGCAGATCCTTTGATCTTGATGTGGACAATGATCTTCTGTATGGTGAAGCTGGGCGGAACTTTGTGGTTGCCACAGTTTTCCCTTCGCGTGAG GTTCAAAAGAACAGCATCAAGCTCTCTTGGGATCTTGCATGTGTTTTGGGATACCCTTCAGTAGGTCGATCGTTGTTTGTTAGTCCATTGTGTACACAGCAGACCCCAAATCATAGTGATGATGTCGATACTTTACGGGTATTGAAATGTAAGAATCTTTATCTTAGCCTGGTTCCACCTGGTGTTAGGCCTTCTAGTGGCATTGAAAGAGTGTCTGACAGCTGTTCTGAAAGAAATGGAATGGTTGTGGAGACACCTAAGAAGATGCCTTCTACTCCATTGCATGGAAAGGAATCCCATTACTTTGCATCCAACAGTGGATCCTCGATGTTCTTGGATCCAACCACTGCGAGAGCAGCATTAGCAGATGAGAAAGTTAATGAGTTATTGCAGATGTCAGCTACACGGTGGCTTAATGGTAGATACTTACTAAAAGGGAACTTTGTTCCTCTCTCAATGTGCGGGAAATTGTCCTTGTTTGTGGTGATGGGAGCAGAATTTGACTTGTGTGAGAAAGGGAGTACACTGCCTAATGCAGAAGATTCATCTAACTTGGGGGGAACCCTAATTTCAATCCTTGTTGGTAGAACCACAAAAGTGCATCTTTCTGAGTCAGTCTGCACTGAGAAACTTGACTCAGATAAGCCAGATCATGCTCCAATGCTAGGTGGGTTATCTAAAGAGTCAGAAACAATTAAAGGAATAATTTCGTTTTCACTGGCTGATCAAATTGGTTTGCCAAG ATACAAAGGTATTCTTCTTTATGGTCCACCTGGAACAGGGAAAACATCTCTTGCTACTTCCTGTGCCTATGATGCCGGTGTCAACCTTTTTACAATAAACGGACCAGAGATCATTACTGGTTATTATGGAGAAAGTGAGCAATCTCTGTATGATGTTTTCAGTTCAGCTAAGAAAGCTGCACCTGCTGTG ATATTTATTGATGAATTGGATGCAATTGCTCCATCAAGGGAGGAAGGGAGCGAGGAGTTATCTATTAGAATGGTGGCTACTCTGTTGAAACTGATGGATGAGATAGGCCCTAGTGATCGTGTTCTCTTAATCGCTGCAACTAATCGTCCTGATTGTATTGATTCTGCACTTCGACGTTATGGAAGATTGGATAAGGAAATTGAGATAG GAGTGCCGTCTCCAGGACAGAGGTTGGACATACTTCAGCACCTTTTAATTGGAGTTCGACACTCCCTCGATGATGAGGAACTTGAGTCTATTGCTCAAGAGGCCCATGGATTTGTGGGTGCCGATCTAGCTGCACTATGCAATGAGGCAGCATTCTGTGCTCTTCGCCGTTATATCCTAAAAGAAAATTCAAGTAACACATTACCGGCATCTTTCTCGGCCATGTCATTGGATGATGCCCCCTGCACAAATACTAACACAAAAAGTAGCAAGTCTTATGGTGAGACAGATGAAAAAGCACTGTCTGTAAACAGTGAGGACTTTAAGAAGGCTAAAACGAAAGTTCGACCTAGTGCAATGCGCGAG GTGATGCTTGAGCTTCCAAAGGTGCGTTGGGAAGATGTTGGTGGTCAAGGCGGTGTCAAGCAGCAGCTAATTGAAGCCATCAATTTGCCACAGAAATGCCCAGAAGCATTTGCAAATTTAGGGGTCAAACCCCCCAAAGGAGTGCTAATGATGGGACCACCAGGTTGCAGCAAGACCTTGATGGCTCGTGCTGCAGCTTCTGAAGCAAAATTGAACTTTCTTGCAGTTAAGGGTcctgagcttttcagcaaatggGTGGGTGACTCTGAAAAAGCAGTGAGATCGCTATTTGCTAAGGCTAGGGCTAATGCACCGGCGATAATATTCTTTGATGAGATAGATGGACTTGCAGTAACTCGTGGGCATGAAAATGATGGAACATCTGTTGCTGATAGGGTACTCAGTCAGTTGCTTGTGGAGATGGATG GTTTGGACCAAAGAATTGGTGTCACTGTTATTGGAGCTACAAATCGTCCTGACAAAATTGATCCAGCACTTACAAGACCAG GTCGTTTTGATCGGCTGCTCGATGTGCAACTGCCGGATGAAGCTGACCGCACAGATATTTTCCAGATTCATACACGCAGCATACCATGCGGTCCTGACGTGGATCTGAAGGAACTTGCTAGACTCACAGAAGGCTACACCGGCGCGGACATAAAGCTTGTCTGCAGGGAAGCGGCCGTCGCGGCACTTGAT GAGAGCTTCCACATTGAAGAAGTATCAATGAGGCATTTCGAGTTCGCCATCAGGAAAGTAAAGCCGTCTGATCTCAAGTTTTACCAGAAACTCGCAGAGGGTTTCCGCAGGTTTGTGGATGGCTCAACACAGGGAACTTAG